A single window of Sander lucioperca isolate FBNREF2018 chromosome 22, SLUC_FBN_1.2, whole genome shotgun sequence DNA harbors:
- the si:ch211-234p6.5 gene encoding pleckstrin homology domain-containing family A member 4 isoform X5 → MELEAVSRRAQLVRMDDQDRVSQASSVATISYFPVIKESNGKLQTFGKRCQAAKRDPNCPVVIRGWLNKKDSSGLKLWKRRWFVLSNFCLFYYKDSREESVLGSIPLPSYKILFCMPRECKNRKFTFKVVHQGMRSYFFSADTQEDMLGWVRALSQSAAMEPNCSLNRRCSSYQDFTQMGGSSESVDFPKPPSDGEGPSQRHRHISRTLSEPSHLRMGTSQSEQRGRRSVRQRNSRTPSPSGLSRRACGPHQEEDSLPDQNTPPPTQTEMMRSGSLTSRGQLGSRPHTPVGRVDIRPHDDSGMLPQTLYYAPASPNLEFKSTPNTPVTERWQNLSKPIPTYGSVHHISGGRRSLGKSYSTGAHADLLPPLPPSSRTAHAPHPPHHHHHHHHHHRSNVSVRVLPPAMVQKPDPREIPPIRPLESDADVVLTRLCGCDKLLQSLSVELAQLQMDKDSVQCALEVSRLQLEEWKSQGPRAQEEALAQKALLQEELVTIRARMCDVSLEMERVWSQYERMESELSVIRSHLQHICNFGVPQDQSQAQRELWMMEDILAGLKINRDHFRFLLGLQRHHMFQPTSPHPGSPGSPTERLQSGLPMDVEQEPPLRPPLPQELQESHQSRDQGWTESPYEGIYSNTVEPVQRRGNSQPDLLNVKAAKDLFESGSKWIPPDASNQSTKKMKMSEEEQIERIKRNQERLTNRKKPPIPTPCQGSETREEAPFPLRVTRVVTAVLPSSLMARRVSVEDPPPELDNPLPEQIPPEMQQRLAEQGKKLLNKTPRHLLLEGPDQKRPSAEMHQDQPVKNRQQLHQGILRSSKKESQSDASRAEPTETRRNQVGDQASVGNECASLDDRTDERPSALLTPDMDPERCLTPEQREAKLRRVERIRERVIRSQTECHNTRSTANQGGWAGSSSGTP, encoded by the exons AATGGATGACCAGGACAGAGTAAGCCAAGCATCCAGCGTGGCCACCATTTCCTACTTTCCTGTCATAAAG GAAAGCAATGGAAAGCTACAAACATTTGGGAAAAGATGTCAGGCTGCCAAGAGAGACCCCAACTGTCCTGTGGTCATCAGAGGATGGCTCAACAAAAAA GACAGCTCTGGTTTGAAGCTATGGAAGAGAAGGTGGTTTGTCCTCTCCAACTTCTGTCTGTTTTACTATAAAG ACAGTAGAGAAGAATCTGTGCTGGGCAGCATCCCACTGCCGAGCTACAAAATCCTGTTCTGCATGCCGCGAGAATGCAAGAACAGAAAGTTCACCTTCAAG GTGGTACACCAGGGAATGCGCTCTTATTTCTTCAGTGCTGACACTCAGGAGGACATGTTGGGTTGGGTCCGAGCCCTCAGTCAGTCTGCTGCAATGGAGCCAAACTGCTCCCTGAACAG GCGTTGCTCAAGTTATCAGGATTTCACACAGATGGGTGGCAGCAGTGAATCGGTGGACTTCCCTAAACCCCCCTCTGATGGGGAGGGTCCCTCCCAAAGACACAGGCACATCAGCAGGACTCTGAGCGAACCGAGTCATCTCAGGATGGGGACATCGCAGTCAGAGCAGAGGGGGAGGCGGAGTGTGCGTCAGAGAAACAGCAG AACACCCAGCCCTTCTGGGCTTAGCAGAAGAGCCTGTGGTCCACACCAAGAGGAAGACTCTCTTCCTGACCAAAACACACCACCACCCACTCAGACAGAGATGATGCGTTCAGGTTCTTTGACCTCAAGAGGTCAGCTGGGGTCACGACCTCATACACCAGTGGGAAGGGTTGACATTCGACCTCACGATGACTCGGGCATGTTGCCACAAACCCTGTACTACGCACCTGCCTCACCTAACCTGGAGTTCAAATCCACTCCTAACACTCCAGTCACGGAGAGGTGGCAAAACCTAAGCAAG CCTATACCTACCTATGGGTCTGTCCATCATATCTCGGGTGGGAGACGATCTTTAGGAAAG AGCTACTCCACAGGGGCACATGCAGACTTACTGCCCCCTTTACCCCCCTCATCGAGAACCGCACATGCTCCCCACCccccacaccaccaccaccaccatcatcaccatcaccgcAGCAATGTATCTGTCCGTGTGCTACCGCCAGCTATG GTCCAGAAGCCTGACCCAAGGGAAATCCCACCAATCAGGCCTCTTGAAAGTGATGCAGAC GTTGTATTGACGAGGTTATGTGGGTGTGACAAGCTGCTCCAGTCTCTGTCTGTAGAACTGGCCCAGCTACAGATGGATAAG GACAGCGTCCAGTGTGCATTAGAGGTGTCCAGACTGCAGCTGGAGGAGTGGAAAAGCCAGGGGCCCAGAGCCCAGGAAGAAGCACTGGCCCAGAAGGCTTTGCTCCAGGAAGAGCTGGTCACAATCCGGGCCAGAATGTGTGATGTATCATTG GAAATGGAGAGGGTGTGGAGTCAATATGAAAGAATGGAGAGTGAATTGTCGGTTATCCGTTCTCATCTTCAGCACATCTGCAACTTTGGAGTGCCACAG GACCAGTCTCAGGCCCAGAGAGAGCTGTGGATGATGGAGGACATCCTAGCTGGACTAAAGATCAACAGGGATCACTTCCGCTTCCTGCTGGGACTACAGAGGCATCACA TGTTCCAGCCGACATCTCCACATCCTGGATCCCCTGGCTCTCCAACAGAGAGGCTGCAGAGTGGACTGCCAATG GATGTGGAACAAGAGCCACCACTTCGCCCACCGTTACCCCAGGAGCTACAGGAAAGCCACCAGAGCAGGGATCAGGGCTGGACAGAGTCCCCATATGAG GGAATCTACAGCAACACTGTTGAGCCTGTACAGAGAAGAGGAAACAGCCAGCCTGACCTCCTTAATGTGAAAGCAGCGAAAGACTTGTTTG AATCTGGTTCAAAGTGGATCCCACCAGATGCATCTAACCAATCAACCAAG aagatgaagatgagTGAAGAAGAGCAGATTGAGCGGATAAAGAGGAATCAGGAGAGGTTGACTAATAGGAAGAAACCTCCCATACCTACTCCATGTCAAGGTtcagagacaagagaggag GCCCCCTTTCCTCTAAGGGTGACACGAGTTGTTACAGCTGTACTGCCGTCCTCTCTTATGGCCAGACGGGTTTCTGTTGAAGATCCCCCGCCTGAGCTCGACAACCCACTGCCAGAGCAGATCCCGCCTGAGATGCAGCAAAGATTGGCCGAGCAGGGTAAAAAACTGTTGAACAAGACACCCAGGCATTTGTTGCTGGAGGGTCCTGATCAAAAGCGGCCCTCAGCAGAGATGCACCAGGATCAGCCCGTTAAAAACAGGCAGCAGCTGCATCAGGGAATACTGAGGTCCTCCAAGAAGGAGTCACAGTCAGATGCGAGCAGAGCCGAGCCCACAGAGACCAGAAGGAATCAAGTTGGAGACCAAGCAAGTGTAGGAAATGAATGCGCGAGCTTGGACGACAGG ACGGATGAACGGCCCTCTGCCCTCCTGACCCCTGACATGGACCCTGAGCGCTGTCTGACCCCTGAGCAGCGAGAGGCCAAACTTCGTCGTGTGGAACGAATACGGGAGAGAGTCATAagaag TCAGACAGAATGCCACAACACACGATCAACTGCCAATCAGGGGGGATGGGCAGGAAGTTCATCAGGTACCCCCTGA
- the si:ch211-234p6.5 gene encoding pleckstrin homology domain-containing family A member 4 isoform X4 — protein sequence MELEAVSRRAQLVRMDDQDRVSQASSVATISYFPVIKESNGKLQTFGKRCQAAKRDPNCPVVIRGWLNKKDSSGLKLWKRRWFVLSNFCLFYYKDSREESVLGSIPLPSYKILFCMPRECKNRKFTFKVVHQGMRSYFFSADTQEDMLGWVRALSQSAAMEPNCSLNRRCSSYQDFTQMGGSSESVDFPKPPSDGEGPSQRHRHISRTLSEPSHLRMGTSQSEQRGRRSVRQRNSRTPSPSGLSRRACGPHQEEDSLPDQNTPPPTQTEMMRSGSLTSRGQLGSRPHTPVGRVDIRPHDDSGMLPQTLYYAPASPNLEFKSTPNTPVTERWQNLSKPIPTYGSVHHISGGRRSLGKSYSTGAHADLLPPLPPSSRTAHAPHPPHHHHHHHHHHRSNVSVRVLPPAMVQKPDPREIPPIRPLESDADVVLTRLCGCDKLLQSLSVELAQLQMDKDSVQCALEVSRLQLEEWKSQGPRAQEEALAQKALLQEELVTIRARMCDVSLEMERVWSQYERMESELSVIRSHLQHICNFGVPQDQSQAQRELWMMEDILAGLKINRDHFRFLLGLQRHHMFQPTSPHPGSPGSPTERLQSGLPMDVEQEPPLRPPLPQELQESHQSRDQGWTESPYEGIYSNTVEPVQRRGNSQPDLLNVKAAKDLFESGSKWIPPDASNQSTKKMKMSEEEQIERIKRNQERLTNRKKPPIPTPCQGSETREEAPFPLRVTRVVTAVLPSSLMARRVSVEDPPPELDNPLPEQIPPEMQQRLAEQGKKLLNKTPRHLLLEGPDQKRPSAEMHQDQPVKNRQQLHQGILRSSKKESQSDASRAEPTETRRNQVGDQASVGNECASLDDRTDERPSALLTPDMDPERCLTPEQREAKLRRVERIRERVIRSAVRQNATTHDQLPIRGDGQEVHQVPPDTARKQRMKSES from the exons AATGGATGACCAGGACAGAGTAAGCCAAGCATCCAGCGTGGCCACCATTTCCTACTTTCCTGTCATAAAG GAAAGCAATGGAAAGCTACAAACATTTGGGAAAAGATGTCAGGCTGCCAAGAGAGACCCCAACTGTCCTGTGGTCATCAGAGGATGGCTCAACAAAAAA GACAGCTCTGGTTTGAAGCTATGGAAGAGAAGGTGGTTTGTCCTCTCCAACTTCTGTCTGTTTTACTATAAAG ACAGTAGAGAAGAATCTGTGCTGGGCAGCATCCCACTGCCGAGCTACAAAATCCTGTTCTGCATGCCGCGAGAATGCAAGAACAGAAAGTTCACCTTCAAG GTGGTACACCAGGGAATGCGCTCTTATTTCTTCAGTGCTGACACTCAGGAGGACATGTTGGGTTGGGTCCGAGCCCTCAGTCAGTCTGCTGCAATGGAGCCAAACTGCTCCCTGAACAG GCGTTGCTCAAGTTATCAGGATTTCACACAGATGGGTGGCAGCAGTGAATCGGTGGACTTCCCTAAACCCCCCTCTGATGGGGAGGGTCCCTCCCAAAGACACAGGCACATCAGCAGGACTCTGAGCGAACCGAGTCATCTCAGGATGGGGACATCGCAGTCAGAGCAGAGGGGGAGGCGGAGTGTGCGTCAGAGAAACAGCAG AACACCCAGCCCTTCTGGGCTTAGCAGAAGAGCCTGTGGTCCACACCAAGAGGAAGACTCTCTTCCTGACCAAAACACACCACCACCCACTCAGACAGAGATGATGCGTTCAGGTTCTTTGACCTCAAGAGGTCAGCTGGGGTCACGACCTCATACACCAGTGGGAAGGGTTGACATTCGACCTCACGATGACTCGGGCATGTTGCCACAAACCCTGTACTACGCACCTGCCTCACCTAACCTGGAGTTCAAATCCACTCCTAACACTCCAGTCACGGAGAGGTGGCAAAACCTAAGCAAG CCTATACCTACCTATGGGTCTGTCCATCATATCTCGGGTGGGAGACGATCTTTAGGAAAG AGCTACTCCACAGGGGCACATGCAGACTTACTGCCCCCTTTACCCCCCTCATCGAGAACCGCACATGCTCCCCACCccccacaccaccaccaccaccatcatcaccatcaccgcAGCAATGTATCTGTCCGTGTGCTACCGCCAGCTATG GTCCAGAAGCCTGACCCAAGGGAAATCCCACCAATCAGGCCTCTTGAAAGTGATGCAGAC GTTGTATTGACGAGGTTATGTGGGTGTGACAAGCTGCTCCAGTCTCTGTCTGTAGAACTGGCCCAGCTACAGATGGATAAG GACAGCGTCCAGTGTGCATTAGAGGTGTCCAGACTGCAGCTGGAGGAGTGGAAAAGCCAGGGGCCCAGAGCCCAGGAAGAAGCACTGGCCCAGAAGGCTTTGCTCCAGGAAGAGCTGGTCACAATCCGGGCCAGAATGTGTGATGTATCATTG GAAATGGAGAGGGTGTGGAGTCAATATGAAAGAATGGAGAGTGAATTGTCGGTTATCCGTTCTCATCTTCAGCACATCTGCAACTTTGGAGTGCCACAG GACCAGTCTCAGGCCCAGAGAGAGCTGTGGATGATGGAGGACATCCTAGCTGGACTAAAGATCAACAGGGATCACTTCCGCTTCCTGCTGGGACTACAGAGGCATCACA TGTTCCAGCCGACATCTCCACATCCTGGATCCCCTGGCTCTCCAACAGAGAGGCTGCAGAGTGGACTGCCAATG GATGTGGAACAAGAGCCACCACTTCGCCCACCGTTACCCCAGGAGCTACAGGAAAGCCACCAGAGCAGGGATCAGGGCTGGACAGAGTCCCCATATGAG GGAATCTACAGCAACACTGTTGAGCCTGTACAGAGAAGAGGAAACAGCCAGCCTGACCTCCTTAATGTGAAAGCAGCGAAAGACTTGTTTG AATCTGGTTCAAAGTGGATCCCACCAGATGCATCTAACCAATCAACCAAG aagatgaagatgagTGAAGAAGAGCAGATTGAGCGGATAAAGAGGAATCAGGAGAGGTTGACTAATAGGAAGAAACCTCCCATACCTACTCCATGTCAAGGTtcagagacaagagaggag GCCCCCTTTCCTCTAAGGGTGACACGAGTTGTTACAGCTGTACTGCCGTCCTCTCTTATGGCCAGACGGGTTTCTGTTGAAGATCCCCCGCCTGAGCTCGACAACCCACTGCCAGAGCAGATCCCGCCTGAGATGCAGCAAAGATTGGCCGAGCAGGGTAAAAAACTGTTGAACAAGACACCCAGGCATTTGTTGCTGGAGGGTCCTGATCAAAAGCGGCCCTCAGCAGAGATGCACCAGGATCAGCCCGTTAAAAACAGGCAGCAGCTGCATCAGGGAATACTGAGGTCCTCCAAGAAGGAGTCACAGTCAGATGCGAGCAGAGCCGAGCCCACAGAGACCAGAAGGAATCAAGTTGGAGACCAAGCAAGTGTAGGAAATGAATGCGCGAGCTTGGACGACAGG ACGGATGAACGGCCCTCTGCCCTCCTGACCCCTGACATGGACCCTGAGCGCTGTCTGACCCCTGAGCAGCGAGAGGCCAAACTTCGTCGTGTGGAACGAATACGGGAGAGAGTCATAagaag CGCAGTCAGACAGAATGCCACAACACACGATCAACTGCCAATCAGGGGGGATGGGCAGGAAGTTCATCAGGTACCCCCTGACACAGCTAGAAAACAAAGGATGAAATCAG aAAGCTAG
- the si:ch211-234p6.5 gene encoding pleckstrin homology domain-containing family A member 6 isoform X1, which yields MELEAVSRRAQLVRMDDQDRVSQASSVATISYFPVIKESNGKLQTFGKRCQAAKRDPNCPVVIRGWLNKKDSSGLKLWKRRWFVLSNFCLFYYKDSREESVLGSIPLPSYKILFCMPRECKNRKFTFKVVHQGMRSYFFSADTQEDMLGWVRALSQSAAMEPNCSLNRRCSSYQDFTQMGGSSESVDFPKPPSDGEGPSQRHRHISRTLSEPSHLRMGTSQSEQRGRRSVRQRNSRTPSPSGLSRRACGPHQEEDSLPDQNTPPPTQTEMMRSGSLTSRGQLGSRPHTPVGRVDIRPHDDSGMLPQTLYYAPASPNLEFKSTPNTPVTERWQNLSKPIPTYGSVHHISGGRRSLGKSYSTGAHADLLPPLPPSSRTAHAPHPPHHHHHHHHHHRSNVSVRVLPPAMVQKPDPREIPPIRPLESDADVVLTRLCGCDKLLQSLSVELAQLQMDKDSVQCALEVSRLQLEEWKSQGPRAQEEALAQKALLQEELVTIRARMCDVSLEMERVWSQYERMESELSVIRSHLQHICNFGVPQDQSQAQRELWMMEDILAGLKINRDHFRFLLGLQRHHMFQPTSPHPGSPGSPTERLQSGLPMDVEQEPPLRPPLPQELQESHQSRDQGWTESPYEGIYSNTVEPVQRRGNSQPDLLNVKAAKDLFESGSKWIPPDASNQSTKKMKMSEEEQIERIKRNQERLTNRKKPPIPTPCQGSETREEAPFPLRVTRVVTAVLPSSLMARRVSVEDPPPELDNPLPEQIPPEMQQRLAEQGKKLLNKTPRHLLLEGPDQKRPSAEMHQDQPVKNRQQLHQGILRSSKKESQSDASRAEPTETRRNQVGDQASVGNECASLDDRTDERPSALLTPDMDPERCLTPEQREAKLRRVERIRERVIRSAVRQNATTHDQLPIRGDGQEVHQVPPDTARKQRMKSDRRSYDGYGSCDHIRGPSELHLSSGTSQDEDERDGHMKKSKSQVKFGNKPQHKVHSGSAKTNIKRPASPYHISSMTVYQKDGGKEFTSYKDGEEQKLEEPAADDNESDNPSSDLRTKWFLSTNQWQGFIPLQIPGIDSLCIEEISDIENQPAYSDDLTDFNEISSAVSESLEKMKNNHSLFYKIACDISISDTDITKNDGNPSAQTSSRPEEEKELLITESVPDKATYNVGRSHNQESKDSSLYLSSDVNKNSLSINEELQDSTQDKAALNTSASPAKEACVNEEIPQKECEDTSRQNSQLEVRETVHGASIQDMASDQALDEYTKTREEQSREKESEDRKVDYEIGEKPKKRRSLSEETIQEGGNNHSITPSSSVYEGGSVIRSASFRKARVTVLRTSL from the exons AATGGATGACCAGGACAGAGTAAGCCAAGCATCCAGCGTGGCCACCATTTCCTACTTTCCTGTCATAAAG GAAAGCAATGGAAAGCTACAAACATTTGGGAAAAGATGTCAGGCTGCCAAGAGAGACCCCAACTGTCCTGTGGTCATCAGAGGATGGCTCAACAAAAAA GACAGCTCTGGTTTGAAGCTATGGAAGAGAAGGTGGTTTGTCCTCTCCAACTTCTGTCTGTTTTACTATAAAG ACAGTAGAGAAGAATCTGTGCTGGGCAGCATCCCACTGCCGAGCTACAAAATCCTGTTCTGCATGCCGCGAGAATGCAAGAACAGAAAGTTCACCTTCAAG GTGGTACACCAGGGAATGCGCTCTTATTTCTTCAGTGCTGACACTCAGGAGGACATGTTGGGTTGGGTCCGAGCCCTCAGTCAGTCTGCTGCAATGGAGCCAAACTGCTCCCTGAACAG GCGTTGCTCAAGTTATCAGGATTTCACACAGATGGGTGGCAGCAGTGAATCGGTGGACTTCCCTAAACCCCCCTCTGATGGGGAGGGTCCCTCCCAAAGACACAGGCACATCAGCAGGACTCTGAGCGAACCGAGTCATCTCAGGATGGGGACATCGCAGTCAGAGCAGAGGGGGAGGCGGAGTGTGCGTCAGAGAAACAGCAG AACACCCAGCCCTTCTGGGCTTAGCAGAAGAGCCTGTGGTCCACACCAAGAGGAAGACTCTCTTCCTGACCAAAACACACCACCACCCACTCAGACAGAGATGATGCGTTCAGGTTCTTTGACCTCAAGAGGTCAGCTGGGGTCACGACCTCATACACCAGTGGGAAGGGTTGACATTCGACCTCACGATGACTCGGGCATGTTGCCACAAACCCTGTACTACGCACCTGCCTCACCTAACCTGGAGTTCAAATCCACTCCTAACACTCCAGTCACGGAGAGGTGGCAAAACCTAAGCAAG CCTATACCTACCTATGGGTCTGTCCATCATATCTCGGGTGGGAGACGATCTTTAGGAAAG AGCTACTCCACAGGGGCACATGCAGACTTACTGCCCCCTTTACCCCCCTCATCGAGAACCGCACATGCTCCCCACCccccacaccaccaccaccaccatcatcaccatcaccgcAGCAATGTATCTGTCCGTGTGCTACCGCCAGCTATG GTCCAGAAGCCTGACCCAAGGGAAATCCCACCAATCAGGCCTCTTGAAAGTGATGCAGAC GTTGTATTGACGAGGTTATGTGGGTGTGACAAGCTGCTCCAGTCTCTGTCTGTAGAACTGGCCCAGCTACAGATGGATAAG GACAGCGTCCAGTGTGCATTAGAGGTGTCCAGACTGCAGCTGGAGGAGTGGAAAAGCCAGGGGCCCAGAGCCCAGGAAGAAGCACTGGCCCAGAAGGCTTTGCTCCAGGAAGAGCTGGTCACAATCCGGGCCAGAATGTGTGATGTATCATTG GAAATGGAGAGGGTGTGGAGTCAATATGAAAGAATGGAGAGTGAATTGTCGGTTATCCGTTCTCATCTTCAGCACATCTGCAACTTTGGAGTGCCACAG GACCAGTCTCAGGCCCAGAGAGAGCTGTGGATGATGGAGGACATCCTAGCTGGACTAAAGATCAACAGGGATCACTTCCGCTTCCTGCTGGGACTACAGAGGCATCACA TGTTCCAGCCGACATCTCCACATCCTGGATCCCCTGGCTCTCCAACAGAGAGGCTGCAGAGTGGACTGCCAATG GATGTGGAACAAGAGCCACCACTTCGCCCACCGTTACCCCAGGAGCTACAGGAAAGCCACCAGAGCAGGGATCAGGGCTGGACAGAGTCCCCATATGAG GGAATCTACAGCAACACTGTTGAGCCTGTACAGAGAAGAGGAAACAGCCAGCCTGACCTCCTTAATGTGAAAGCAGCGAAAGACTTGTTTG AATCTGGTTCAAAGTGGATCCCACCAGATGCATCTAACCAATCAACCAAG aagatgaagatgagTGAAGAAGAGCAGATTGAGCGGATAAAGAGGAATCAGGAGAGGTTGACTAATAGGAAGAAACCTCCCATACCTACTCCATGTCAAGGTtcagagacaagagaggag GCCCCCTTTCCTCTAAGGGTGACACGAGTTGTTACAGCTGTACTGCCGTCCTCTCTTATGGCCAGACGGGTTTCTGTTGAAGATCCCCCGCCTGAGCTCGACAACCCACTGCCAGAGCAGATCCCGCCTGAGATGCAGCAAAGATTGGCCGAGCAGGGTAAAAAACTGTTGAACAAGACACCCAGGCATTTGTTGCTGGAGGGTCCTGATCAAAAGCGGCCCTCAGCAGAGATGCACCAGGATCAGCCCGTTAAAAACAGGCAGCAGCTGCATCAGGGAATACTGAGGTCCTCCAAGAAGGAGTCACAGTCAGATGCGAGCAGAGCCGAGCCCACAGAGACCAGAAGGAATCAAGTTGGAGACCAAGCAAGTGTAGGAAATGAATGCGCGAGCTTGGACGACAGG ACGGATGAACGGCCCTCTGCCCTCCTGACCCCTGACATGGACCCTGAGCGCTGTCTGACCCCTGAGCAGCGAGAGGCCAAACTTCGTCGTGTGGAACGAATACGGGAGAGAGTCATAagaag CGCAGTCAGACAGAATGCCACAACACACGATCAACTGCCAATCAGGGGGGATGGGCAGGAAGTTCATCAGGTACCCCCTGACACAGCTAGAAAACAAAGGATGAAATCAG ACCGTCGATCCTACGATGGCTACGGAAGCTGCGATCATATCAGAGGTCCTTCAGAACTTCATCTTTCTAGTGGAACATCTCAAGATGAAGATGAAAGAGACGGACACATGAAAAAATCTAAAAGTCAAGTCAAATTTGGGAACAAACCACAACACAAAGTGCACAGTGGAAGTGCCAAAACTAACATCAAACGTCCAGCTTCACCCTATCACATCTCATCTATGACTGTCTACCAGAAAGATGGAGGCAAGGAATTTACAAGTTACAAGGATGGAGAGGAGCAGAAGCTTGAAGAACCTGCCGCCGATGATAATGAAAGTGATAATCCATCCTCCGATCTGAGAACCAAGTGGTTCCTCTCTACCAACCAGTGGCAGGGATTCATACCTTTGCAGATCCCTGGCATAGACTCATTGTGCATTGAGGAGATATCAGACATCGAGAACCAACCGGCATACTCTGACGATCTGACTGATTTCAATGAGATCTCATCCGCAGTCAGTGAAAgcttagaaaaaatgaaaaataatcatTCCCTCTTCTATAAGATCGCATGTGACATTAGTATTTCAGACACCGATATTACAAAGAATGATGGGAATCCAAGTGCCCAAACGTCATCCAggccagaagaagaaaaagaactgTTGATCACTGAATCTGTGCCAGACAAAGCGACCTATAATGTTGGGAGATCTCATAACCAAGAGAGCAAGGATTCCAGCCTCTATTTGTCATCAGATGTTAATAAAAATAGTCTCTCAATTAATGAAGAACTCCAAGATTCAACCCAGGACAAAGCAGCGTTAAATACTTCAGCCAGTCCAGCAAAAGAGGCTTGTGTGAATGAAGAAATCCCTCAAAAAGAATGTGAAGACACCTCAAGGCAAAACAGCCAGTTGGAAGTTAGAGAAACTGTCCATGGAGCTTCTATTCAGGACATGGCTTCTGATCAGGCCCTGGATGAATATACAAAGACGAGAGAAGAACAAAGCAGGGAGAAAGAGTCAGAAGACAGGAAGGTGGATTATGAGATAGGTGAAAAGCCGAAGAAACGTCGTAGTTTAAGTGAAGAGACCATCCAAGAAGGAGGCAACAACCACTCGATCACTCCATCCAGCTCTGTGTATGAGGGCGGAAGTGTGATTCGGAGTGCCTCTTTCCGGAAAGCACGAGTTACAGTATTAAGGACAAGTTTGTAG